Proteins from a single region of Pseudomonas quebecensis:
- a CDS encoding DUF3617 domain-containing protein: protein MNARLLCMTMVVGLSLPLAAQAQMLAPGLWEVTTSNMKVDNQELPDLSLILGQLKQQMTPEQRAMLEKQGITMAGKGVQVCLTPAQVASDSIPLTDPQSGCRQEVTDKTGNQWKFRFSCPKAQGTGVATFQSQKEFTTTVNGTFNATGVQQKGSLDSHAQWLGNNCGTVKPRA, encoded by the coding sequence ATGAATGCTCGTCTGCTGTGTATGACCATGGTTGTTGGTTTGTCGTTGCCCCTGGCGGCGCAGGCCCAGATGCTGGCGCCGGGCTTGTGGGAAGTGACCACCAGCAATATGAAAGTCGATAACCAGGAGTTGCCGGACCTGTCGCTGATCCTCGGCCAGCTCAAGCAACAGATGACCCCGGAGCAGCGCGCCATGCTGGAAAAACAGGGCATTACCATGGCCGGTAAAGGCGTGCAGGTATGCCTGACCCCGGCGCAGGTGGCGTCCGATTCGATCCCCTTGACCGACCCGCAGTCGGGCTGCCGCCAGGAAGTGACCGACAAGACCGGCAACCAGTGGAAATTCCGCTTCAGTTGCCCGAAGGCCCAGGGCACGGGCGTGGCGACTTTCCAGAGCCAGAAAGAATTCACCACCACCGTCAACGGCACCTTCAACGCCACGGGCGTGCAGCAGAAGGGCAGTCTGGACAGTCATGCTCAGTGGCTGGGCAACAACTGCGGTACCGTCAAGCCGCGCGCCTGA
- a CDS encoding metal ABC transporter substrate-binding protein, which yields MRALLVLFSLLLPLSMAQAADKLQVVTSFSILDDITHQIGGDHIQISNMVGPDADAHTYEPTPDDAKALLKARLIIKNGLGFEPWLDRLVASTETRATVVTASKGVISHTMEEDGETIPDPHAWHNLANAEIYVNNITKALIAADPANQADYQRNSQAYLKQIYRLLADAKTRFGALPPGNRRIVTSHDAFGYLGQAYGIQFLAPQGLSTEREPSAAEVAALITQIRKDKVKAVFMENIKDARLLKQIADESGAQIGGTLYSDALAAEGPASTFIGLFEYNLNTLCNTLGKP from the coding sequence ATGCGCGCTCTACTCGTGCTGTTCAGTTTGTTGCTACCGCTGTCGATGGCCCAGGCCGCCGACAAACTCCAAGTCGTCACCAGTTTCAGTATTCTCGATGACATCACCCACCAGATCGGTGGCGACCACATCCAGATCAGCAACATGGTCGGCCCCGATGCCGATGCCCATACCTACGAGCCCACCCCGGACGATGCCAAGGCGCTGCTTAAAGCCAGGCTGATCATCAAGAACGGCCTGGGCTTCGAGCCGTGGCTGGACCGCCTGGTGGCGAGTACCGAAACCCGGGCCACCGTGGTCACCGCCAGCAAAGGCGTGATCTCTCACACCATGGAAGAGGACGGCGAAACCATCCCCGACCCGCACGCCTGGCACAACCTGGCCAACGCCGAAATCTATGTGAACAACATCACCAAGGCCCTGATAGCGGCCGACCCGGCCAACCAAGCCGATTACCAGCGCAACAGCCAAGCCTATCTGAAACAAATCTACCGCCTGCTGGCCGACGCCAAAACCAGGTTCGGCGCCCTGCCGCCGGGCAATCGCCGCATCGTCACCTCCCATGATGCCTTCGGTTACCTGGGCCAGGCCTATGGCATTCAGTTCCTCGCCCCCCAAGGTTTGTCCACCGAGCGGGAGCCTTCGGCAGCCGAAGTCGCCGCGCTAATTACGCAGATTCGCAAGGACAAGGTCAAAGCGGTGTTTATGGAGAACATCAAGGACGCGCGTCTGCTCAAGCAGATCGCCGACGAAAGCGGCGCGCAGATCGGCGGGACGCTGTACTCCGACGCCCTCGCCGCCGAAGGCCCGGCCAGTACCTTTATCGGTCTGTTCGAATACAACCTCAACACCCTGTGCAACACGTTGGGCAAGCCATGA
- the cfaB gene encoding C17 cyclopropane fatty acid synthase CfaB yields MLAQLPPALQNLQLPLRLRLWDGHEFNLGPEPSVTIVVKDPTVVPQLSHPTLDTLGEAFVVGKLELEGSITEVIRVCDELSHALVDDDEGSRPVRSIHDKATDAAAISYHYDLSNAFYQLWLDQDMAYSCGYFETGSESIDQAQQDKFRHLCRKLRLQPGEYLLDVGCGWGGLARYAAREFGVKVFGITLSKEQLQLARERVEAEGLQDQIDLQLLDYRDLPQDGRFDKVVSVGMFEHVGHANLAQYCKTLFGAVREGGLVMNHGITAKHTDGRPVGRGAGEFIERYVFPNGELPHLAMMTAELSEVGLEVVDVESLRLHYARTLDHWSERLEDNLDAASRMVPEQALRIWRLYLAGCAYAFARGWINLHQILAVKPHADGSHELPWTREDIYR; encoded by the coding sequence ATGCTCGCGCAACTTCCACCGGCCTTACAGAATCTTCAGCTGCCGCTGCGTCTTCGACTCTGGGATGGCCATGAATTCAACTTGGGCCCCGAGCCCAGCGTCACCATCGTGGTCAAGGACCCCACGGTCGTGCCTCAGCTTTCCCATCCCACGCTCGACACCTTGGGCGAAGCCTTTGTGGTGGGCAAATTGGAGCTTGAGGGCTCCATCACCGAAGTGATCCGGGTGTGCGACGAGTTAAGTCACGCGCTGGTGGATGACGACGAAGGCAGTCGTCCGGTGCGCTCGATTCACGACAAGGCCACGGACGCGGCGGCCATTTCCTACCATTACGACCTGTCCAATGCCTTCTACCAGCTGTGGCTGGATCAGGACATGGCGTACTCCTGCGGTTATTTCGAAACCGGCAGCGAATCCATCGACCAGGCCCAGCAGGACAAATTCCGCCACCTGTGCCGCAAGCTGCGGTTACAGCCGGGCGAGTACCTGCTGGATGTCGGTTGCGGCTGGGGCGGACTGGCGCGTTACGCGGCGCGGGAGTTCGGGGTCAAGGTGTTCGGCATTACCTTGAGCAAGGAGCAACTGCAACTGGCCAGGGAGCGGGTCGAGGCCGAGGGCCTGCAGGATCAGATCGACCTGCAACTGCTCGACTACCGCGACCTGCCCCAGGATGGCCGCTTCGACAAAGTGGTCAGCGTAGGCATGTTCGAACACGTCGGCCACGCCAACCTGGCGCAGTACTGCAAGACCTTGTTCGGCGCTGTGCGCGAAGGTGGCCTGGTGATGAACCACGGCATCACGGCCAAACATACCGACGGCCGCCCGGTTGGGCGTGGTGCGGGTGAGTTTATCGAGCGCTACGTGTTTCCCAATGGCGAACTGCCGCACCTGGCAATGATGACCGCCGAGCTCAGTGAAGTGGGGCTGGAGGTGGTCGACGTCGAAAGCCTGCGCCTGCATTACGCGCGCACGCTGGACCACTGGAGCGAGCGCCTTGAAGACAACCTGGATGCGGCGTCCAGGATGGTGCCGGAGCAGGCATTGCGCATCTGGCGGCTGTACCTGGCGGGCTGTGCCTATGCGTTCGCGCGGGGCTGGATCAACCTGCACCAGATCCTGGCGGTCAAACCTCATGCCGACGGCAGCCATGAACTGCCGTGGACGCGGGAAGATATCTACCGCTGA
- the cls gene encoding cardiolipin synthase, with product MDFFGPHLLAYFIATLHFFGTLAAIHAVLTVRTAQGSIAWALSLMFMPYLTLIPYLIFGRSTFDAYIHARRQANQEMHSAIAALNWRPWVEEALAARHSSAYASLRAMPKLGRMPCLANNQVQLLVNGEATFSAIFEAIRNARTAVLFQFFIIHDDELGRQLHALLKEKAAQGVAIHVLYDRIGSHALPHHYVQSLRDAGVQIKAFATRSGWLNRFQVNFRNHRKIVVVDGITGFVGGHNVGDEYLGKKPPLAPWRDTHVQVTGPVVACLQESFAEDWFWAARELPPLILPDAYPEDGVLCQLLASGPADAYETCSLFFVEAIHAAAERVWITSPYFIPDEAVFAALRLAVLRGVDVRLLLPSRPDHRIVYAASSLYAIEAVRAGVRVFRYTPGFLHQKVVLVDGEISAIGSANMDNRSFRLNFEVMLLTVDEAFAQQVEHMLLNDFAQAHEVSQEESLETRRLQHLGMRIARLISPIL from the coding sequence ATGGATTTTTTTGGCCCGCACCTGCTGGCGTACTTTATCGCCACCCTGCACTTCTTCGGCACCCTCGCCGCGATCCATGCGGTGCTGACCGTGCGGACCGCCCAAGGCTCCATCGCCTGGGCCTTGTCACTGATGTTTATGCCGTACCTGACCCTGATCCCTTACCTGATTTTCGGCCGCAGCACCTTCGATGCGTATATCCACGCGCGCCGCCAGGCCAACCAGGAAATGCACAGCGCCATCGCCGCGCTCAATTGGCGCCCGTGGGTCGAAGAGGCCCTGGCCGCACGCCACTCCAGTGCCTACGCCTCGTTGCGCGCCATGCCCAAGCTGGGCCGCATGCCGTGCCTGGCCAACAACCAAGTGCAGTTGCTGGTCAATGGCGAGGCCACCTTCAGCGCGATCTTCGAGGCCATTCGCAACGCCAGAACGGCCGTGCTATTCCAGTTTTTCATCATTCATGACGACGAACTCGGCCGGCAATTACACGCGCTATTGAAGGAGAAAGCCGCACAGGGCGTGGCCATTCACGTGCTGTACGACCGCATCGGCAGTCACGCCCTGCCCCATCACTACGTGCAATCACTGCGTGACGCGGGTGTACAGATCAAAGCCTTCGCCACCCGCAGCGGTTGGCTCAACCGCTTCCAGGTCAACTTCCGTAACCATCGCAAGATCGTGGTGGTGGACGGCATCACGGGGTTTGTCGGTGGGCACAACGTGGGGGACGAATACCTGGGCAAGAAGCCGCCGCTGGCACCGTGGCGCGACACCCATGTGCAAGTGACCGGTCCGGTAGTGGCGTGCCTGCAGGAGTCATTTGCCGAAGACTGGTTCTGGGCTGCACGGGAACTGCCGCCGCTGATCCTGCCGGACGCCTACCCCGAAGACGGCGTGCTTTGTCAGCTGCTGGCCAGCGGGCCGGCCGACGCGTATGAAACCTGCTCGCTGTTCTTCGTCGAAGCGATTCACGCCGCCGCCGAACGCGTGTGGATCACCAGCCCGTATTTCATTCCCGATGAAGCGGTGTTCGCTGCCCTGCGTCTGGCGGTGTTGCGCGGCGTCGATGTGCGCCTGCTGCTGCCATCGCGCCCCGACCATCGCATCGTCTACGCCGCCTCCAGCCTGTACGCCATCGAAGCCGTGCGCGCCGGCGTGCGAGTGTTCCGCTACACCCCCGGCTTTCTGCATCAGAAAGTGGTGCTGGTGGACGGCGAAATCAGCGCCATCGGCAGTGCGAACATGGACAACCGTTCGTTCCGCCTGAATTTTGAAGTGATGCTGCTGACGGTCGACGAAGCCTTCGCCCAGCAGGTGGAGCACATGTTGCTCAACGACTTTGCCCAAGCCCATGAGGTCAGCCAGGAAGAAAGCCTCGAAACCCGCCGGTTGCAACACCTGGGGATGCGCATTGCGCGCTTGATCTCACCGATTCTCTAA